A single window of bacterium DNA harbors:
- the mgtE gene encoding magnesium transporter, protein MEKELLLPEIKELIKEKNFKELKEFMPELHPSDIADIIEDLEGDDGAILFRILPKELAADVFSEFESTKQEEILKQLTDSQIQQLILELEPDDRISLFEELPGEVTRGILNLLPHEERKQIAEILAYPENSVGRLITPEYITVKPNWTVEEALQHIKKFGKDAETIDIIYVVDDNWKLLDDVPIRKFILANPDDKVDSLMDKKVISISAYKDQEEAIKLVKQYNLVALPVTDSEGTLIGIVTVDDLIDVMEEEETEDFIKIGGLKTEGNLNVITDIGEASIYKLYRSRISWLLILLFMDIITGSIIGVFQETLSKYVVLATFLPVLIDTSGNAGSQAATLMVRAIALGDVKLNEWLKLISKELLVSTALGLTMGIGISFMGIIRGGSKVAFVVSSSMIINVIIGSLIGISLPFLFTKFKKDPATASTPLITTIADIAGTFIYFLLATKFLI, encoded by the coding sequence ATGGAAAAAGAATTATTATTACCTGAAATAAAAGAACTTATAAAAGAGAAAAATTTCAAAGAATTGAAAGAATTTATGCCTGAATTACATCCTTCTGATATAGCAGACATAATTGAAGACCTTGAAGGAGATGATGGTGCTATATTATTTCGTATTTTACCAAAAGAATTGGCAGCAGATGTGTTTTCTGAATTTGAATCAACAAAACAAGAAGAGATATTAAAACAACTCACGGATAGTCAGATACAACAACTTATTCTTGAACTTGAACCAGACGATAGAATTTCTTTATTTGAAGAATTACCAGGAGAAGTTACAAGGGGTATTCTTAATCTTTTACCCCATGAAGAAAGAAAACAAATTGCTGAAATACTTGCATATCCAGAAAATAGTGTTGGAAGATTAATAACTCCTGAATATATCACAGTTAAACCAAACTGGACAGTTGAAGAGGCACTTCAACATATAAAAAAATTTGGTAAAGATGCTGAAACAATTGATATTATTTATGTTGTTGATGATAACTGGAAATTACTTGATGATGTTCCTATAAGGAAATTCATACTTGCAAATCCAGATGATAAAGTTGATTCTTTGATGGATAAAAAAGTCATTTCAATTTCTGCTTATAAGGACCAGGAAGAGGCAATAAAACTTGTAAAACAATATAATTTAGTAGCACTTCCAGTAACTGACTCAGAAGGAACACTTATAGGAATTGTAACTGTTGATGACCTTATTGATGTTATGGAAGAAGAAGAAACAGAGGACTTTATAAAAATAGGTGGATTGAAAACAGAGGGAAATTTAAATGTAATAACAGATATCGGAGAAGCATCTATTTATAAACTTTATAGAAGTAGAATAAGTTGGCTTTTAATTCTTCTTTTTATGGATATAATTACTGGAAGTATAATCGGCGTCTTTCAAGAAACACTCTCTAAATATGTAGTGCTTGCAACTTTCCTTCCTGTTTTAATTGATACAAGTGGTAATGCTGGCTCTCAGGCAGCAACTTTAATGGTAAGAGCAATTGCTCTTGGCGATGTTAAACTAAACGAGTGGCTAAAACTTATAAGTAAAGAACTCCTTGTTTCAACTGCTCTTGGTTTAACAATGGGAATAGGTATTTCTTTTATGGGAATAATAAGAGGAGGAAGTAAAGTTGCTTTTGTTGTATCATCCTCAATGATTATAAATGTCATAATAGGAAGTTTAATTGGTATTTCTCTCCCTTTCTTATTCACAAAATTCAAAAAAGACCCTGCAACTGCAAGCACTCCTTTAATAACAACAATCGCTGATATAGCTGGAACTTTTATTTACTTCTTACTCGCCACAAAATTCCTTATATAA
- the lexA gene encoding transcriptional repressor LexA: MKKLTGRQKEILKFIKNFTEKNGYPPTIEEIMGKFSFSSPNAVISHLSALEKKGIIERKGNISRGIIIKETDKTYNIPVLGNIPAGIPLEEEENIEGYLTISENLLSRDEYFALRVKGDSMKDAGIFDGDYVILKKDSEIKNGDIVVAYLDNQYTVKYFYKKDSSIELRPANKFYTSIKVNKNQKFQIIGKVKGVFRKIL, translated from the coding sequence ATGAAAAAATTAACTGGAAGACAGAAAGAAATATTAAAATTTATAAAAAATTTTACAGAGAAAAATGGGTATCCACCGACAATTGAGGAAATAATGGGAAAATTTTCTTTTTCAAGTCCAAATGCAGTTATTTCTCATTTATCTGCTCTTGAAAAAAAGGGAATTATAGAAAGAAAAGGAAATATATCAAGAGGAATTATAATTAAAGAGACGGATAAAACATATAATATACCTGTTTTAGGAAATATACCTGCTGGAATTCCTTTAGAGGAGGAAGAAAATATTGAGGGATATTTAACTATTTCTGAAAATCTCCTTTCAAGAGATGAATATTTTGCTTTAAGGGTAAAAGGAGATAGTATGAAAGATGCAGGTATTTTTGATGGTGATTATGTAATTTTAAAAAAAGATAGTGAAATTAAAAATGGAGATATTGTTGTTGCTTATTTAGATAATCAATATACAGTGAAATATTTTTATAAAAAGGATAGTTCTATTGAATTGAGACCTGCAAATAAATTTTATACCTCAATAAAAGTAAATAAAAACCAAAAATTTCAGATAATTGGAAAAGTTAAGGGAGTTTTCAGGAAAATTTTATGA
- the dinB gene encoding DNA polymerase IV: MEKTIMHIDMDAYFASIEQVTNPFLKGKPIIVCGSYKTRSVVSSCSYEAKKYGIKSGMSVKQALNLCPDVIIVSGYPEKYAEVSKEIFSIIKIFTENMEIYSIDEVFLDISDIYHLYGGKKQLAFSIKKAIREKTSLPCSAGIGPNKLIAKIASCLCKPDGIKVVEKEEVEKFICDLPVDKIPGIGEKTREKLEEFGIEKCKDIRKVGKEFLVEKFGIIGEIIYKKSFGIGSQEIIKIHPPAKSIGHSYTLPFDTSNKEIINIILFKLSYKVAERMRSENKHGKVITISLRFDDFSSITKRKKFVDIPADGKVIFKIGSFILEEIKIEKRIRAIGITVGEIFDFNYDYLFKRENRREYLFHKIDDINNKFGEKTIFPAVLLLEKNLEVEKTHSFVMWKFQKKD; encoded by the coding sequence ATGGAAAAAACAATTATGCATATTGATATGGACGCATATTTTGCTTCTATTGAACAGGTTACAAACCCTTTTTTAAAAGGAAAACCAATTATTGTTTGTGGTTCATATAAAACAAGGAGTGTGGTATCTTCCTGTTCCTATGAAGCAAAAAAATATGGAATTAAATCTGGTATGAGTGTAAAACAGGCATTAAATTTATGTCCAGATGTTATTATTGTAAGTGGATATCCTGAAAAATATGCAGAAGTATCAAAAGAAATTTTCTCAATTATAAAAATTTTTACTGAAAATATGGAAATATATTCCATAGACGAAGTTTTCCTTGATATTTCAGATATTTATCATTTATATGGAGGGAAAAAACAACTTGCTTTTTCCATAAAGAAAGCAATAAGAGAAAAAACATCTCTCCCCTGCTCTGCTGGAATTGGACCAAATAAACTCATAGCAAAAATTGCCTCCTGTTTATGTAAACCAGATGGAATTAAAGTTGTTGAAAAAGAGGAAGTAGAAAAATTTATTTGCGACCTGCCCGTTGATAAAATACCTGGAATTGGAGAAAAAACTAGAGAAAAACTTGAAGAATTTGGAATAGAAAAGTGTAAAGATATAAGAAAAGTTGGAAAAGAATTTTTAGTTGAAAAATTTGGAATAATTGGTGAGATAATATATAAAAAAAGTTTTGGTATAGGAAGTCAGGAAATAATAAAAATTCATCCACCTGCAAAATCAATTGGACATTCTTATACATTGCCTTTTGATACTTCTAATAAAGAAATTATAAATATAATTCTTTTCAAATTGTCTTATAAAGTGGCAGAAAGAATGAGAAGTGAAAATAAGCACGGGAAAGTAATTACTATATCATTAAGATTTGATGATTTTTCTTCAATTACAAAGAGAAAAAAATTTGTAGATATTCCAGCAGATGGAAAAGTAATTTTTAAAATAGGCAGTTTTATTTTAGAAGAAATAAAGATTGAAAAGAGAATAAGAGCAATTGGAATAACTGTTGGAGAAATTTTTGATTTTAACTATGACTATCTTTTTAAAAGAGAAAACAGGAGAGAATATCTTTTTCATAAAATTGACGATATAAATAATAAGTTTGGAGAAAAGACTATATTCCCGGCAGTTTTATTACTTGAAAAAAATTTAGAAGTGGAAAAAACACATTCTTTTGTTATGTGGAAATTTCAGAAAAAAGATTAG
- a CDS encoding secondary thiamine-phosphate synthase enzyme YjbQ yields MKTHREEIWFNTKEKVEFINITERVQKAIDKSGIKEGIVLVNAMHITASVFINDDELGLHNDFKKWLEKLAPHQPVSQYAHNVGEDNADAHMKRQIMGREVVVAITDGKLDFGPWEQIFYGEFDGRRPKRVLIKIIGE; encoded by the coding sequence ATGAAAACACATAGAGAAGAAATATGGTTTAATACGAAAGAGAAAGTAGAGTTTATAAATATTACCGAGAGAGTGCAAAAAGCAATTGATAAAAGTGGAATTAAAGAAGGAATTGTTCTTGTAAATGCGATGCATATAACTGCCAGTGTTTTTATAAATGATGATGAGTTAGGTCTACATAATGATTTTAAGAAATGGCTTGAAAAACTTGCTCCTCATCAACCGGTGTCTCAATATGCTCATAATGTTGGTGAAGATAATGCAGATGCCCATATGAAAAGACAAATTATGGGGAGAGAAGTAGTTGTGGCGATAACTGATGGGAAACTTGATTTTGGTCCATGGGAGCAGATATTTTATGGTGAATTTGATGGAAGAAGACCAAAGAGAGTTTTGATAAAAATAATAGGGGAATAG
- a CDS encoding lipid-binding SYLF domain-containing protein, whose amino-acid sequence MKKITVFVICLLFFISSNLFALSKESLVERIKMAEKLLDDFTTAPDRQIPQELINQAEGIIFMKQYKGGFVLGAKGGNGIILAKDRNTGKWSAPAFVSNVEGSFGFQAGGQSIETIVLIMNKEGLDMLLKSRVKIGVDISAAAGPYGRDAAAQLGAGVGLLIYSRAKGLYAGASIEGGFLAIDEEANQIFYGKDVKVRDILIRRTVKIPEEAKTLIQKLENYAQITE is encoded by the coding sequence ATGAAGAAGATAACTGTTTTTGTGATTTGTCTTTTATTTTTTATTTCTTCAAATCTTTTTGCTTTATCAAAAGAATCTCTTGTTGAAAGAATTAAAATGGCAGAAAAATTACTTGATGATTTTACGACTGCTCCTGATAGACAAATTCCACAGGAATTAATCAACCAGGCAGAAGGAATTATTTTTATGAAACAATATAAAGGTGGCTTTGTACTTGGAGCAAAAGGAGGAAATGGAATAATTCTTGCAAAAGACAGAAATACAGGAAAATGGAGTGCCCCTGCTTTTGTCTCTAATGTTGAAGGGAGTTTCGGATTTCAAGCAGGTGGTCAATCAATTGAAACAATTGTTTTAATAATGAATAAAGAAGGACTTGATATGCTTCTTAAATCAAGAGTAAAAATTGGAGTTGACATTTCAGCAGCAGCAGGTCCTTATGGTAGAGATGCAGCAGCACAACTTGGAGCAGGAGTTGGTCTCCTTATATATTCAAGGGCAAAAGGACTTTATGCCGGTGCTTCAATAGAAGGTGGATTTCTTGCAATTGATGAAGAAGCAAATCAAATTTTCTATGGGAAAGATGTTAAAGTAAGGGACATTTTAATAAGAAGAACAGTAAAAATACCAGAAGAGGCAAAAACACTCATACAGAAACTTGAAAATTATGCACAAATTACTGAATAA
- a CDS encoding LysM peptidoglycan-binding domain-containing protein: MKKKLLLLLFLPFIFAGCQSIATKEDVGTVKEKVTSVEQDLYLTSKAIADKFKEIENDYNNKIDNLNVKVESFKKDQAIILERISTIEKEVNLIKGKIDEVNYNFEKKVEQQNDNIEKNTIEVRRDIDSLKKTYTDIISSIATLNSSLTLMQKDLSVLKKSQEEIISDNTLKYSELEELLNKNSKIFLDELTKHESEIYFLKNKISQSGTTQISEKETSKEVSKELSSDVKYYIVKKGDNLSEIARKHNTTISAIKKLNNLKNDTVYVGQKLKIP, encoded by the coding sequence ATGAAAAAGAAATTATTACTTTTATTATTCTTACCCTTTATTTTTGCCGGTTGTCAGTCAATTGCAACAAAAGAAGATGTTGGTACAGTAAAAGAAAAGGTTACTTCTGTTGAGCAGGATTTATATTTAACTTCAAAAGCAATAGCAGATAAGTTTAAAGAAATTGAAAATGACTATAATAATAAAATTGACAACCTTAATGTAAAAGTTGAATCATTTAAAAAAGACCAGGCAATAATTTTAGAAAGAATTTCAACTATTGAAAAAGAAGTTAATCTAATAAAGGGAAAAATAGATGAAGTAAATTATAACTTTGAAAAAAAGGTAGAACAACAGAATGATAATATAGAAAAAAATACCATAGAAGTGAGGAGAGACATAGATTCACTCAAAAAGACATATACAGATATTATTTCTTCTATTGCAACATTAAACAGTTCTCTTACTTTAATGCAGAAGGATTTATCTGTTTTAAAGAAATCACAGGAAGAAATTATAAGTGATAATACATTAAAATATTCAGAACTTGAAGAACTATTAAACAAAAATTCAAAGATATTTCTTGATGAATTAACAAAGCATGAAAGTGAGATTTATTTTCTTAAAAATAAAATTTCACAGAGTGGAACAACACAAATTTCTGAAAAAGAAACTTCAAAAGAAGTATCTAAAGAACTATCTTCTGATGTAAAATATTATATTGTTAAAAAAGGAGATAATCTTAGTGAAATTGCAAGAAAGCATAATACAACGATCAGTGCTATAAAAAAACTAAATAATTTAAAGAATGATACAGTTTATGTTGGGCAGAAATTAAAAATTCCTTAA
- the pal gene encoding peptidoglycan-associated lipoprotein Pal — translation MKYLKFGLVFLVAVLFASCQCPGRKKEAKKEEVKKEEVKEATPISKVIEEIEKPVEKPKVEEKKEEVKVAVGEEVPPQKLSEGAKVEKPEGEVAAIFENIYFNFDKYDLKQDSIEKLKKIGDYLKANPEVKILIEGHCDERGTREYNLVLGEQRALSARNFLINYGISPSRLYTVSYGEDNPADPRHCEEAWAKNRRCEFKIVK, via the coding sequence ATGAAATATTTAAAGTTTGGTTTAGTTTTTTTAGTAGCGGTACTTTTTGCGAGTTGTCAGTGTCCTGGAAGGAAAAAAGAAGCCAAGAAAGAAGAGGTTAAAAAAGAAGAAGTTAAAGAAGCGACTCCAATTAGCAAAGTGATTGAAGAAATTGAAAAACCAGTTGAAAAACCAAAAGTAGAAGAGAAGAAAGAAGAAGTTAAAGTTGCTGTTGGTGAAGAAGTACCACCTCAAAAATTATCTGAAGGTGCAAAAGTAGAGAAACCAGAAGGAGAAGTTGCGGCAATATTTGAAAATATTTATTTTAATTTTGATAAATATGATTTAAAGCAGGACTCAATAGAAAAATTAAAGAAAATAGGAGATTATTTAAAAGCAAATCCAGAAGTAAAAATTCTTATTGAAGGACATTGTGATGAAAGAGGGACAAGGGAATATAATTTAGTTCTTGGTGAACAGAGAGCATTAAGTGCAAGAAATTTTCTAATTAACTATGGAATTTCTCCAAGTCGTCTTTATACTGTAAGTTATGGAGAAGACAACCCAGCAGACCCTCGTCATTGTGAAGAAGCATGGGCAAAAAATAGAAGATGTGAATTTAAAATTGTAAAATGA